ATTATAATATAACTTGGTGTTTGTAAATGACTAAAAACATCTATAGAGAGGATTCCAAAGGAAACAGACTGCTCTTAATGGAGACTTTTCAGACGATATCAACAGCAGGAGCTTTGAGATGCAAAGTTTCTTATCAATTAAGCGGCTGACCCAAAAGGTCTTAGATCTTGCGGAAGGCCCCCTTCTTGGAATGGTTCTGAGCAAGGGTGAAATGTGGTGGCAAAGGCAAGCGCTGACACTTGTCCGGAATCGATTCGTCCTCACCGCTACGCCGTGCAGATTGCTTACTTTTAGACGCAAAGAAACCGTTCTTTGGTAAAATGGAGGTTCAACCCAAACCATTTACGAAAGGAACGGTTTCTTTTGTACATTCAATATGCCGTGGGGCAATTCTAAGATATCCCTCAACAATCTACTTTAAGGACGACCCCTTGATGGGTTATTTCATTGTATTCTTAGATCGAACTTCGTGAAGTCCGATTCATTCCGGCCAAATCCAATGGACCGGTACGACTTCACGCCTTGGCTCGTTCGTACCGGACAACTGTTCCGACAGCAAATCGACGGCACGCCGGCTTACTTCATCCAATTGCTGACGGACGAAAGGAATGCCTTCGATATCCGGATCGTCAAAAGCGGCTAGTTGCGGTTCGTTCCCTGCTCCCGTCCTCATTTCCCGAATGGCATAATGGGTATAGCGGGCCAATTCCGCGTTAACGGCAAAGACGGCCGTGATATCGCTCCGATCACGCAGAAAACGAACGACATCCCGTTGTCCGTGACCCTCTGCTATAGTTTCCAAATCCAGCATGCACCATAGTGTCTTGTCTATAGGCAAGCCCTGTTCCATAAAAGCGGCCTCGAAGCCTTTGGCTCTTTCGTCCGTAACCGAATTTGTAATTTCCGGTGACAGGAAGGCAATGCGCCTGTGTCCCACCGCAAGCAAACTGGATATAGCCTCGCGAACGCCTCCGTAATTGTCAGAGCTGACGCTGTACGCTTTGATCTCTTTCAAGAAACGGTCGACTAGCACCAATGGAACCCGATCGAGCGACAAGCGTAGAATTGCATTATTGTAGCTTTCCTGCTCGACCGGGAAAATGATAAACCCATCGACGCCTCGTTCTTGGAACTGCTTGATCGCTCGGTATTCTTCCTCTTGCGACTCGCGTGTAATGCGGATCAACAGGTCATACTCCCGCTCCGCACAATAACGTTCCAGACCATCCAGCAGCTGCTGGTCGATCTTGGTTTTCATCGTTGGCAAAATAATCGCGATCGTCTTTTTTGTGCCCGACTTAAGATGTAGCTCTTCCAGAATGACCTGTTCCCGAACGAAGGTGCCCTTTCCCCGATATCGCACTAACAAGCCTTCCTCTACCAAACCGTTGAGCGCGTTTTTGGTTGTAATCTGGCTCACACCGTACCGCTGGGCCAAGTCCTTCTCCGACGAGACCAAGTCGCCGGCCTGCAGCTCGCCGCTCTGAATGCGCTGGCGTATGTCGTTCTGAATACGTTTATATAACGGATGCTCCATGTCTGACCTCGCTTTTTACGTCAGTCCCACTGAAAAAATAATATATATTTAGTATATCTTAAATGATATTAATTGCGATACAATCCCTTTTAGAAAGCGCTTTCTAATTCGGGTTGGGAGGTTAATTGCATATGATTCGAAACAAAGGCTTCTGGAAGAAACCACTTGCTTTCGTCGTCATGCTTGCGCTTGCTTTAACGGCAATTCCATTGTCGCCGGTTCATGCCGCTTCATCAGGTATGGCGTGGGCTTCGCAGCAGATTGCCATTTATACGCCGCCATCGGGAGGCGTATGGTATCCTCGGCTGCTCAAGCTTACGCCGAGCGAGTGGCTCGTATCCTTCGATACCAACGCTGGCGGAGGCAACACGCGCATTGTCGTCTCCCGAACGCAAGACGGCGGCTATACATGGAGCGCTCCGATCACAGCTGTCTCAAGCAGCGACGGCAATGTGGGGAACGGTCAAATGTTAAGGCTGCCAAGCGGGGAAATTTGGTTAGCCTATCGGCAGGTCGTACAGAACGGCTCGACCTATGACATCCAGCTTAACGTCAAGCGGAGCGTCGACGGTGGTTACACCTGGAGCGATTTGCCTGGCGGATTGGTCGGGAGTTCAACCGCCTCCAGCTTTAAAGGTTTGTGGGAGCCGCATCTAGACATGATCAACGGCACAATCGCGGTGCTTTATGCGGACGACAGTCCGGCTGCGGTCGGAACGACCGGGCTGCAAAATTTGTATATGAAGACCTGGAACGGAAGCGGCTGGGGCAACCGCATCACGGTTAGCGACGGAGTGGCAGCCAGCTCCCGCGACGGTATGCCGGTCATCACGCGAATGAACGACGGGCGGTATATAACCGTATTCGAAGCCTCGGACGTTGCCGGCCACCCTTTTGTCATCAAGTATAAAATATCGCCGGACGGCTTTAATTGGTCGGTTCCCCGCCAAACGATGTACGTGCCCAGCGGCAATGGCAAAAAGGCGGGTGCTCCGTTCGTCGTGAAGCTTGACGACGGCCGTCTTATGGCCGCATTCCAGACCGATGAAAGCAGCGCCAACACGGGGGATCCTTACACCTCGATGTTTACGATGATCAGCTCCGATAACGGCGCGTCATGGCAGTACAAAACCAACGTTTTTCCGGTAT
Above is a window of Paenibacillus sp. FSL K6-1330 DNA encoding:
- a CDS encoding sialidase family protein produces the protein MIRNKGFWKKPLAFVVMLALALTAIPLSPVHAASSGMAWASQQIAIYTPPSGGVWYPRLLKLTPSEWLVSFDTNAGGGNTRIVVSRTQDGGYTWSAPITAVSSSDGNVGNGQMLRLPSGEIWLAYRQVVQNGSTYDIQLNVKRSVDGGYTWSDLPGGLVGSSTASSFKGLWEPHLDMINGTIAVLYADDSPAAVGTTGLQNLYMKTWNGSGWGNRITVSDGVAASSRDGMPVITRMNDGRYITVFEASDVAGHPFVIKYKISPDGFNWSVPRQTMYVPSGNGKKAGAPFVVKLDDGRLMAAFQTDESSANTGDPYTSMFTMISSDNGASWQYKTNVFPVSDTKSSNWNALMTIDSTRVAAVTSATYPANGIYLRFGHAVTPPQTNVVNNPGFETANVAGWTTYGDDYPKRILIHGANDGVGLPAAEGSYFVGLAGTSGPSTAYVGQTISGLDNGTYTMRARMRSSGGQNSCVMEVKDYGGSMLQTGCPVTTAWTSVTISNIQVTSGKATIGFYVSNSSSSQWADIDQVEFFRN
- a CDS encoding substrate-binding domain-containing protein, yielding MEHPLYKRIQNDIRQRIQSGELQAGDLVSSEKDLAQRYGVSQITTKNALNGLVEEGLLVRYRGKGTFVREQVILEELHLKSGTKKTIAIILPTMKTKIDQQLLDGLERYCAEREYDLLIRITRESQEEEYRAIKQFQERGVDGFIIFPVEQESYNNAILRLSLDRVPLVLVDRFLKEIKAYSVSSDNYGGVREAISSLLAVGHRRIAFLSPEITNSVTDERAKGFEAAFMEQGLPIDKTLWCMLDLETIAEGHGQRDVVRFLRDRSDITAVFAVNAELARYTHYAIREMRTGAGNEPQLAAFDDPDIEGIPFVRQQLDEVSRRAVDLLSEQLSGTNEPRREVVPVHWIWPE